A single window of Nicotiana sylvestris chromosome 3, ASM39365v2, whole genome shotgun sequence DNA harbors:
- the LOC138888573 gene encoding uncharacterized protein, protein MSIAKCLMVVVVKEHWSLSQLDVNNAFLHGNLNEEVDMKLPQGLSVSTSSTYVPFMVLGRLLGNDMSSNPRLGIEVCHVSGEVVLNQKKFVSNLLQWFGYTSVTPMVCPLELHTKLHVDSGDLLPTPESYRSLGTMDLGLNYSDSLGFSITAYSDNDWATCPNTRKALSKVVAELTWFSSLLNDFVVPVMLYFYVFCDNHDALHIARNLVFHERIEYIE, encoded by the exons ATGTCTATTGCCAAGTGTTTAATGGTTGTGGTTGTTAAGGAACATTGGTCTCTTTCTCAATTAGATGTCAACAATGCTTTCCTACATGGAAATTTAAATGAGGAGGTTGATATGAAATTACCCCAAGGGTTGTCTGTGTCTACTTCTTCTACTTATGTGCCCTTTATGGTCTTAGGCAGGCTTCTAGGAAATGATATGTCAAGCAATCCCAGGCTTG GCATTGAGGTGTGTCATGTTTCTGGTGAGGTTGTTCTCAATCAAAAGAAATTTGTCTCAAATTTGCTTCAATGGTTTGGCTACACTTCTGTTACTCCAATGGTCTGTCCTTTAGAGTTGCACACTAAATTGCATGTCGATTCTGGTGATTTGCTTCCTACACCTGAGTCCTATAGAAGTCTG GGCACTATGGATCTAGGTTTGAATTATTCTGATTCTCTTGGCTTCTCTATCACTGCATATTCAGACAATGACTGGGCTACTTGTCCAAACACTAGGAA GGCTTTAAGTAAGGTAGTTGCTGAGTTGACTTGGTTTTCCAGCCTCTTGAATGATTTTGTTGTTCCTGTTATGCTTTATTTTTATGTCTTTTGTGATAATCATGATGCCCTGCATATAGCTAGGAATCTTGTCTTTCATGAACGAATTGAATATATTGAGTGA
- the LOC104214746 gene encoding pentatricopeptide repeat-containing protein At1g15510, chloroplastic, with the protein MAVSAKTPTTSLPSLDPPNPQFSKLLSSKSLNFSHIFQKSHLFSLKKTHQNPLLSSSSTSTPTTDPNSHLIQLCSQNLLEQAIIFLKSVKELHGTIEEETFVSLARLCEFKRASNEACEVFSCILSCMSQLSLRLGNALLSMFVRLGNLGDAWYVFGKMEERDVFSWNVLIGGYAKNGYFDEALDLYQRMLWVGFRPDVYTFPCVLRTCGGLPDWKMGREIHAHVISFGYESEIDVLNALITMYVKCGDLFNARVLFDGMPRRDRISWNAMIAGYFENDEFSEGLKLFSSMRKFGFFPDLMTMTSVVSACEALGDESLGKALHGYVSRMNFYSDVSVHNSLIQLYSAIGSWEEAEKIFDRIQCKDVVSWTAMISGYESNGFPEKAVETYKMMELEGVIPDEITIASVLSACTSLGLLEMGVKLHQLAERRGLTAYVIVSNTLVDFYSKCNCIDKALEIFHRIPDKNVISWTSIILGLRINNRSLEALILFGQMKRYQDPNTVTLVSVLSACSRIGALMCGKEIHAYVLRNGMAFHGFLPNALLDFYVRCGRIGPALNLFNMQKKDVTAWNILLTGYAQRGQGALAVELFDGMLTSKVKPDEITFISLLRACSRSGLVTEGLDYLNNMENNYRVVPNLKHYACVVDLLGRAGLVEDAYDFIITLPVKPDSAIWGALLNACRIHRQVELGELAARHILETDERGVGYYVLLCNFYSDNGRWDEVATLRKIMIERGLTVDPGCSWIEVKGNVHAFLSGDNFHPQIKEINAVLEGFYEKMKTARRSESERYIVSEVEDSKAEIFCGHSERLAIAFGLINTAPGTPIWVTKNLYMCKSCHDTIKFISEVVRREISVRDTEHFHHFKDGRCTCGDENYLGET; encoded by the coding sequence ATGGCAGTCTCTGCTAAAACCCCAACTACATCCCTCCCTTCCTTAGACCCTCCAAACCCTCAATTCTCCAAACTCCTTTCTTCTAAATCGCTTAACTTCTCCCATATCTTCCAAAAATCCCACCTTTTTTCTCTTAAGAAAACACACCAAAATCCCCTCCTCAGCTCCTCCTCCACCTCAACTCCTACCACTGACCCCAATTCCCACCTTATCCAATTATGCTCCCAGAACCTTCTAGAACAAGCCATAATATTCTTAAAATCAGTAAAAGAACTTCATGGGACTATAGAAGAAGAAACATTTGTTTCTTTAGCTAGGCTTTGTGAATTCAAAAGGGCATCTAATGAAGCATGTGAAGTGTTTTCATGCATACTTAGCTGTATGTCCCAGTTGAGCTTGAGGCTGGGAAATGCATTGTTAAGTATGTTTGTTAGGCTGGGGAATTtgggtgatgcttggtatgtgttTGGGAAAATGGAGGAAAGAGATGTATTTTCTTGGAATGTTTTGATTGGTGGGTATGCGAAAAACGGGTACTTTGATGAGGCGTTGGATTTGTATCAAAGGATGTTGTGGGTTGGATTTAGACCTGATGTGTATACTTTTCCTTGTGTTTTGAGGACTTGTGGAGGTTTGCCTGATTGGAAAATGGGTAGGGAGATACATGCTCATGTTATTAGTTTTGGGTATGAGTCGGAAATTGATGTGCTTAATGCTTTGATTACTATGTATGTGAAATGTGGTGATTTGTTTAATGCGAGGGTGCTGTTTGATGGAATGCCTAGGAGAGATAGAATTTCTTGGAATGCTATGATTGCAGGTTACTTTGAGAACGATGAGTTTTCGGAAGGGTTGAAGTTGTTTTCGTCGATGAGGAAATTTGGATTTTTTCCGGATTTGATGACCATGACAAGTGTGGTTTCAGCTTGTGAAGCTCTTGGGGATGAGAGTTTAGGGAAGGCGCTTCATGGGTACGTGTCAAGAATGAATTTTTATAGTGATGTTTCGGTGCACAACTCTCTCATTCAACTTTATTCGGCTATTGGGAGTTGGGAGGAAGCGGAGAAGATCTTTGATAGGATACAGTGTAAGGATGTAGTTTCATGGACTGCAATGATCTCGGGTTATGAGAGTAATGGATTTCCTGAGAAGGCTGTGGAGACATACAAAATGATGGAGCTAGAAGGTGTCATACCGGATGAGATTACTATTGCTTCTGTTCTATCTGCCTGTACTTCATTGGGCCTTCTAGAAATGGGTGTTAAGCTTCATCAACTAGCCGAAAGGAGAGGACTTACAGCATACGTGATTGTTTCAAACACTCTGGTTGACTTTTATTCGAAGTGCAACTGTATTGACAAGGCGTTGGAGATTTTTCACAGGATACCAGATAAAAATGTCATATCTTGGACTTCTATCATTCTTGGTCTTCGGATTAATAATCGCAGTTTGGAAGCTTTGATTTTGTTTGGCCAAATGAAACGCTATCAGGATCCCAATACTGTTACCTTAGTGTCTGTTCTCTCTGCATGTTCTAGAATCGGTGCACTGATGTGTGGTAAAGAAATACATGCATATGTATTGAGGAACGGAATGGCGTTTCATGGTTTTTTACCCAATGCACTCCTTGACTTCTATGTGAGGTGTGGAAGGATTGGCCCCGCACTGAATCTGTTTAATATGCAGAAAAAGGATGTTACTGCTTGGAATATTTTGCTAACTGGCTACGCTCAGCGAGGGCAAGGTGCACTTGCGGTTGAACTTTTCGATGGAATGCTAACTTCAAAAGTAAAGCCTGATGAGATTACTTTCATTTCTCTATTACGTGCTTGTAGTAGATCTGGGTTGGTGACTGAAGGCCTTGACTATTTAAATAACATGGAGAATAACTATCGTGTTGTTCCAAATCTGAAGCATTACGCTTGTGTGGTTGATCTGCTAGGCCGTGCAGGTCTAGTGGAGGATGCTTATGATTTTATTATAACATTGCCTGTGAAACCTGATTCTGCTATCTGGGGGGCTTTATTGAATGCGTGTAGGATCCACAGGCAGGTTGAACTTGGAGAACTAGCTGCTAGACATATTCTTGAAACTGATGAGAGAGGTGTTGGGTATTATGTTCTCCTATGTAACTTCTATTCTGACAATGGCAGATGGGATGAAGTTGCAACGTTAAGGAAGATTATGATAGAAAGAGGACTGACTGTTGATCCCGGCTGCAGCTGGATAGAAGTAAAGGGAAATGTACATGCATTCCTTAGTGGTGATAATTTCCACCCCCAAATTAAGGAAATCAATGCGGTTTTGGAAGGATTttatgaaaaaatgaaaacagCACGTCGTAGTGAATCAGAAAGATATATAGTAAGTGAGGTCGAAGATTCCAAAGCCGAGATCTTTTGTGGACACAGCGAGAGACTGGCTATTGCATTTGGGCTTATAAATACTGCTCCAGGGACACCAATTTGGGTCACAAAGAATCTCTATATGTGCAAGAGCTGTCATGACACAATCAAGTTTATCTCTGAGGTTGTCCGGAGGGAGATTTCAGTTAGAGATACTGAGCATTTCCACCATTTTAAGGATGGAAGATGCACATGTGGGGATGAAAATTATTTGGGAGAAACTTGA
- the LOC104214737 gene encoding uncharacterized protein has product MAGDLVFTSEEMVIDKGLGYPKAYAKICKDRSFGPFSRGPPFAFTPYSLPQHEVLRAKELDDMFPIIDPNAQPSTKPKIFLSLLWKQLNHLGNAGFDPEVFRVDSYGNVLYYHADSASPLAWEIDHWFPCSRGGLTVPSNLRIMQWQACEKKNHKLEFLIPWWDLQVGISINQFLSIFAISNSDFRRRAFSWLFSEGENEELNASQTVDSHVFPHHFVESQEKIGLAPAAVVLSRRESFDSSSTLKSLDINRRPRSNTPIVAYKRSKADLKENEDPGMVTNPYQAIVMARDSLRHREETSKIQAEIQKLDDEVGELKQKTEEEKAAVEELELVLIKKRRRAEKCRRLAEAQSSYRAMLEKMIRDAMHQSVVYKEQVRLNQAAANALMARLEAQRAICDSAERELHKRFKYRDELEQQIRPEWDQTRKRSRMDEFPDEEGDEKTLLCLPGSSSRAELEKDDQRVLCLPGMKSNDSMHKELRVFLDEEQKAYEGRLSLNGGQEKERQSDKAIVQAKDEDPTEEKIQNIEIQEEGITYNAGFPTFHEAEREEEDDESRKQRGKGNVEKWLQLLLDNSQEPTNFGTQTAEENNNGNRTLNAGEDETNEIDGTIRKENIKYPQNEIKKSRSEELEIAEDVKQTQKAAKQQEEAKREEVVQMAARKSSFSKREIGKKEERTELKGQKTPSRNPPPYRLILERRASDVGSASKGVVGRSSSCERTERKSEKEKEREFLRSDSARLFRRIPSSPSLLLSGMKKRVDCIRKKPSVVGDDSDEGRGGNGFIRSSIKTIKKAVKM; this is encoded by the exons ATGGCTGGAGATCTTGTTTTTACCTCTGAAGAAATGGTGATCGACAAGGGACTAGGGTACCCAAAGGCCTATGCCAAGATCTGTAAAGATCGAAGCTTTGGCCCCTTCAGCCGCGGCCCTCCTTTCGCTTTCACTCCCTATTCTCTACCACAGCATGAG GTTTTGAGAGCCAAGGAATTGGATGACATGTTCCCGATCATTGATCCGAATGCACAACCCAGTACAAAGCCGAAGATTTTCCTGTCTCTTTTGTGGAAGCAACTCAACCACCTCGG GAATGCAGGGTTTGATCCGGAAGTATTTCGAGTAGACTCATATGGCAATGTTCTGTATTATCATGCTGATTCAGCTTCACCTCTAGCATGGGAAATTGATCACTGGTTTCCTTGCTCCA GAGGAGGACTAACTGTTCCAAGCAATCTGAGGATAATGCAGTGGCAAGCATGTGAGAAAAAGAATCATAAGCTGGAATTTCTTATACCCTGGTGGGATCTGCAAGTTGGTATATCCATAAACCAGTTCCTGTCCATCTTTGCTATATCAAATTCAGATTTCAG GCGTAGAGCATTTTCATGGTTGTTTTCTGAAGGCGAAAATGAAGAATTGAATGCCTCACAAACTGTTGATTCACATGTTTTTCCTCATCATTTTGTTGAATCGCAAGAAAAGATTGGCCTGGCTCCAGCTGCTGTTGTTCTAAGTCGAAGAGAGTCTTTTGATTCTTCCTCTACTCTGAAATCCTTGGATATAAATAGAAGACCAAGATCAAACACTCCTATTGTAG CTTACAAAAGATCAAAGGCGGATTTGAAAGAAAATGAAGATCCAGGCATGGTGACCAATCCATACCAAGCTATTGTGATGGCTAGAGATTCTTTGAGACACAGAGAAGAGACTTCAAAGATACAGGCAGAAATACAGAAATTAGACGATGAAGTGGGTGAATTAAAGCAAAAGACTGAGGAGGAGAAAGCAGCCGTTGAAGAATTGGAACTAGTCCTAATAAAGAAAAGGAGGAGAGCAGAGAAATGTCGACGACTAGCTGAGGCACAATCTTCTTATAGAGCTATGCTAGAGAAGATGATTCGAGATGCCATGCACCA GAGCGTTGTCTATAAAGAACAAGTGAGGTTGAATCAGGCAGCAGCTAATGCTCTTATGGCAAGACTTGAAGCTCAAAGAGCAATTTGTGATTCTGCAGAGAGAGAGCTACACAAGAGATTCAAATATAGAGATGAACTCGAGCAACAGATAAGACCTGAGTGGGACCAAACAAGAAAAAGATCAAGAATGGATGAATTTCCAGATGAAGAGGGAGATGAGAAGACTCTTCTCTGCCTTCCTGGCAGCAGCTCAAGGGCAGAATTAGAGAAAGATGATCAAAGAGTTCTATGCTTGCCAGGGATGAAGTCCAATGACAGTATGCATAAGGAACTAAGAGTATTTCTGGACGAGGAGCAGAAAGCATACGAGGGAAGACTCTCTCTAAATGGAGGACAAGAGAAAGAAAGACAAAGCGACAAGGCTATTGTGCAGGCAAAGGACGAGGATCCTACAGAGGAGAAGATTCAAAATATAGAAATACAAGAAGAAGGGATAACATACAATGCCGGGTTTCCCACTTTTCATGAAGCTGAAAGAGAGGAGGAGGACGACGAGAGCAGAAAGCAACGTGGGAAaggaaatgttgaaaaatggctTCAGTTGCTTTTGGATAACTCACAAGAACCTACCAACTTTGGAACTCAGACTGCTGAGGAGAACAATAATGGTAACAGAACTCTTAATGCAGGAGAAGATGAAACTAATGAGATTGATGGCACGATTAGAAAGGAGAATATCAAATATCCACAGAACGAGATAAAGAAATCAAGATCAGAGGAGTTAGAAATAGCTGAAGATGTGAAACAGACGCAGAAAGCTGCCAAACAGCAAGAAGAAGCAAAAAGAGAGGAAGTTGTTCAAATGGCAGCCAGGAAATCATCATTTTCAAAAAGAGAAattggaaaaaaagaagaaagaactgAGCTTAAGGGTCAAAAAACACCATCTAGGAATCCTCCACCCTACAGATTAATTCTAGAAAGGAGAGCCAGTGATGTAGGTTCTGCTTCTAAGGGAGTAGTAGGGAGATCTAGCAGCTGTGAAAGAACTGAAAGGAAGAGtgagaaggaaaaggaaagggAATTCTTGAGGTCTGACAGTGCCAGGTTGTTTAGGCGTATCCCGTCTTCCCCATCTCTCCTCTTGAGTGGCATGAAAAAGAGAGTGGATTGCATAAGGAAGAAGCCCTCAGTTGTTGGCGATGATAGCGATGAAGGTCGGGGAGGTAATGGCTTCATAAGATCATCCATCAAAACAATCAAGAAAGCAGTGAAGATGTAG